In Anaeromyxobacter sp., the following proteins share a genomic window:
- a CDS encoding bifunctional DNA-formamidopyrimidine glycosylase/DNA-(apurinic or apyrimidinic site) lyase: MPELPEVEFAARTLRRLALGRRVARVLADERARRLFRPDGPDAVAAALTGARLAEVGRHGKQLLLTFEGRAGALGLVSHLGMTGKWEAGPPWAAAGAARSARALRRGAGEKPPRPASPRADAPLPPHVRLALLLDDGSALHYDDPRMFGRVRLVAGADFSAVEEVAALGPDPLHHGIDAAALGAGLSATRRPVKVALLDQGLLAGVGNIHAAEACWRARLDPRRRADRLSPAEVAALARGLRATFRFALSKLDGPEIEYIEAGGENPFHVYGREGARCRHPGCGGQVRRIVQAQRSTFFCPGCQG; encoded by the coding sequence ATGCCCGAGCTGCCCGAGGTCGAGTTCGCGGCCCGCACCCTGCGCCGCCTGGCGCTGGGCCGGCGGGTGGCGCGGGTGCTGGCCGACGAGCGGGCCCGCCGCCTCTTCCGGCCCGACGGCCCGGACGCGGTGGCCGCGGCGCTCACCGGCGCCCGCCTCGCCGAGGTGGGGCGCCACGGCAAGCAGCTCCTGCTCACCTTCGAGGGCAGGGCCGGCGCGCTCGGCCTGGTCTCGCACCTCGGCATGACCGGCAAGTGGGAGGCCGGGCCGCCCTGGGCGGCGGCGGGCGCGGCGCGGTCCGCACGGGCACTGCGTCGGGGCGCCGGGGAGAAGCCGCCGCGGCCCGCCTCGCCGCGGGCCGACGCCCCGCTCCCGCCGCACGTGCGACTGGCGCTGCTGCTCGACGACGGGTCGGCGCTCCACTACGACGACCCGCGCATGTTCGGCCGGGTGCGCCTGGTGGCGGGCGCCGACTTCTCCGCGGTGGAGGAGGTGGCGGCGCTGGGCCCCGACCCCCTCCACCACGGCATCGACGCCGCTGCGCTCGGCGCCGGGCTCTCGGCCACCCGCCGCCCGGTCAAGGTGGCGCTGCTCGACCAGGGGCTGCTGGCCGGGGTGGGCAACATCCACGCCGCCGAGGCCTGCTGGCGCGCCCGGCTCGATCCGCGCCGCCGCGCCGACCGGCTCTCGCCCGCCGAGGTGGCCGCGCTGGCCCGCGGGCTGCGCGCCACCTTCCGGTTCGCCCTCTCGAAGCTCGACGGCCCGGAGATCGAGTACATCGAGGCCGGCGGCGAGAACCCCTTCCACGTCTACGGTCGCGAGGGGGCACGCTGCCGCCACCCCGGCTGCGGTGGCCAGGTGCGGCGCATCGTGCAGGCGCAGCGGTCGACGTTCTTCTGCCCGGGGTGCCAGGGCTGA
- a CDS encoding RsmB/NOP family class I SAM-dependent RNA methyltransferase: MRHDLVDAAVLEVHGLVHDQGWLADRALERALRSDKLFASERRAAAEALYGLTRWQGQLDWLLSAGGRPPDLVTRYAAWLVRFGGVPRLDAARRLGLPAATLLPLEGAEARLAALRDPVESLAQRGSLPLWLARRFREELGAEEAEALVAVLNQRAPLTVRANLLVATREALAARLESEGTTGTPTAASPWGLTLDGHQNAFALRAFQEGGFEIQDEGSQLIALACGARPGLTVVDACAGAGGKSLALAMEMRNKGTLWALDSDADRLEEARRRARRAHVDNLRTRAIPADDTAGAALADLVGKADVVLVDAPCSGLGTLRRKPDARWRLKPGDPARFAELQKALLARFTPLLKPGGRLVYATCAISRAENAEVAAHAAATLPLDPAPLSARLGADRAAALGVAEGSNQLQLLPHRHGTDGFFLAVFERRR; this comes from the coding sequence CTGCGCCACGACCTCGTCGACGCCGCGGTGCTCGAGGTCCACGGCCTGGTGCACGACCAGGGCTGGCTGGCCGACCGGGCGCTGGAGCGGGCGCTGCGCAGCGACAAGCTCTTCGCCTCGGAGCGGCGCGCCGCCGCCGAGGCGCTCTACGGCCTGACCCGCTGGCAGGGGCAGCTCGACTGGCTGCTCTCCGCCGGCGGCCGCCCGCCCGACCTGGTGACCCGCTACGCCGCCTGGCTGGTCCGCTTCGGCGGCGTGCCCCGCCTCGACGCGGCCCGCCGCCTCGGCCTCCCGGCCGCGACCCTGCTGCCGCTGGAGGGGGCCGAGGCCCGGCTGGCGGCGCTGCGGGACCCGGTGGAGTCGCTGGCGCAGCGGGGCTCGCTGCCGCTCTGGCTGGCGCGCCGCTTCCGGGAGGAGCTCGGCGCCGAGGAGGCCGAGGCCCTGGTGGCGGTGCTCAACCAGCGCGCGCCGCTCACGGTGCGCGCCAACCTGCTGGTGGCCACCCGCGAGGCGCTGGCCGCGCGGCTGGAGTCCGAGGGCACCACCGGCACGCCCACCGCCGCGAGCCCCTGGGGCCTCACGCTCGACGGCCACCAGAACGCCTTCGCCCTGCGCGCCTTCCAGGAGGGCGGCTTCGAGATCCAGGACGAGGGCTCACAGCTCATCGCGCTCGCCTGCGGGGCGCGCCCCGGCCTCACCGTGGTGGACGCCTGCGCCGGCGCCGGCGGCAAGTCGCTGGCGCTGGCCATGGAGATGCGGAACAAGGGCACCCTGTGGGCGCTCGACTCCGACGCCGACCGGCTCGAGGAGGCGCGCCGCCGCGCCCGCCGCGCCCACGTGGACAACCTGCGCACCCGGGCCATCCCGGCCGACGACACGGCCGGGGCCGCGCTGGCCGACCTGGTCGGCAAGGCCGACGTGGTGCTGGTGGACGCGCCCTGCAGCGGCCTGGGCACCTTGCGCCGCAAGCCGGACGCCCGCTGGCGCCTCAAGCCCGGCGATCCGGCCCGCTTCGCCGAGCTGCAGAAGGCCCTGCTGGCCCGCTTCACGCCGCTGCTCAAGCCGGGCGGGCGGCTGGTCTACGCCACCTGCGCCATCTCGCGCGCGGAGAACGCCGAGGTGGCCGCCCACGCCGCCGCCACCCTGCCCCTCGACCCGGCGCCCCTCTCGGCCCGGCTCGGGGCGGACCGCGCCGCCGCCCTCGGCGTGGCCGAGGGCTCGAACCAGCTGCAGCTCCTGCCGCACCGCCACGGCACCGACGGCTTCTTCCTGGCCGTGTTCGAGCGGCGGCGCTAG
- a CDS encoding ribonuclease HII has protein sequence MGPLTPALSPEGRGGLNRRGRGRGRPRWYDPAPVPLSRLPLADLRRRLLTEGAPLSAADEAALRGDPRAGARAVLAAVERRRAANQREGQRLSRLLAFERPLWAAGLTRVAGVDEAGVGPLAGPLVAAAVILPPSLRPRGLDDSKKLDEPSRDRLAAEVKAGAVAWAVGQASPEEIDRLNPYQAGLLAMRRAVEGLAVAPEHLLVDARRVPGQLAPQQPIVKGDARSLSIAAASVVAKTTRDALMVEAEARWPGYGFARHKGYGAPEHLEALRRLGACPIHRRSYAPVAEVLGLRPSQGDLFRG, from the coding sequence ATGGGTCCCCTCACCCCGGCCCTCTCCCCGGAGGGGAGAGGGGGACTCAACCGCCGTGGCCGCGGTCGAGGTCGCCCCCGATGGTACGATCCCGCCCCCGTGCCCCTCTCCCGCCTCCCCCTCGCCGACCTGCGCCGCCGCCTCCTCACCGAGGGCGCGCCGCTCTCGGCGGCCGACGAGGCGGCGCTGCGCGGCGACCCCAGGGCCGGGGCCCGCGCCGTGCTGGCGGCCGTGGAGCGGCGCCGCGCCGCCAACCAGCGGGAGGGGCAGCGGCTCTCGCGGCTGCTGGCCTTCGAGCGGCCGCTCTGGGCGGCCGGCCTCACCCGGGTGGCCGGGGTGGACGAGGCGGGCGTGGGGCCGCTGGCCGGGCCGCTGGTGGCGGCGGCGGTCATCCTGCCGCCCTCCCTGCGCCCGCGCGGCCTGGACGACTCGAAGAAGCTCGACGAGCCCTCGCGCGACCGGCTGGCCGCCGAGGTGAAGGCCGGCGCGGTGGCCTGGGCGGTGGGGCAGGCCTCGCCGGAGGAGATCGACCGGCTCAACCCGTACCAGGCCGGCCTGCTGGCCATGCGGCGCGCCGTCGAGGGGCTGGCCGTGGCCCCGGAGCACCTGCTGGTGGACGCCCGCCGCGTCCCGGGGCAGCTGGCGCCGCAGCAGCCCATCGTGAAGGGGGACGCCAGGAGCCTCTCCATCGCCGCCGCCAGCGTGGTGGCCAAGACCACCCGCGACGCCCTCATGGTGGAGGCCGAGGCCCGCTGGCCCGGCTACGGCTTCGCCCGCCACAAGGGGTACGGCGCGCCGGAGCACCTCGAGGCCCTGCGCCGCCTGGGGGCCTGCCCCATCCACCGCCGCTCCTACGCCCCGGTGGCCGAGGTCCTGGGCCTCCGGCCGTCACAGGGCGACCTGTTCCGGGGCTGA
- the bcp gene encoding thioredoxin-dependent thiol peroxidase: protein MALEPGTKAPDFTLQDQDGQPVKLSGFKGKRVVLFFYPKASTPGUTQEACDFRDEVDAFKKHKVVVLGVSKDTPAAQKKFQLKYDLPFPLLADPTLEVHKAWGVWGEKVMYGKKVQGTIRTTVLVGADGTVERVFSKVKVAGHVASVLEAL from the coding sequence GTGGCACTCGAGCCCGGCACCAAGGCACCCGACTTCACGCTGCAGGACCAGGACGGCCAGCCGGTGAAGCTGTCCGGCTTCAAGGGGAAGCGGGTGGTGCTCTTCTTCTACCCGAAGGCCTCCACCCCTGGTTGAACCCAGGAGGCCTGCGACTTCCGTGACGAAGTCGACGCGTTCAAGAAGCACAAGGTGGTGGTGCTGGGCGTCTCCAAGGACACCCCGGCCGCCCAGAAGAAGTTCCAGCTGAAGTACGACCTGCCCTTCCCGCTACTGGCCGATCCCACCCTCGAGGTCCACAAGGCCTGGGGCGTCTGGGGCGAGAAGGTGATGTACGGCAAGAAGGTGCAGGGGACCATCCGCACCACCGTCCTCGTCGGGGCCGACGGCACGGTCGAGCGGGTCTTCTCGAAGGTGAAGGTGGCCGGCCACGTCGCGAGCGTCCTCGAAGCGCTGTAG